In Salvia miltiorrhiza cultivar Shanhuang (shh) chromosome 4, IMPLAD_Smil_shh, whole genome shotgun sequence, the DNA window aaaaataaaaatacataaaacatGATTTCTTTTAAGCATTAGATTGATTGCTTCACTCATTTATGCATCAATGGCCATCTTTTAGGTCTTGgaccaccaccaccaaaaagagagagaggaagaaacCAACTTTAGTGTGCTCCCTTTTTTATTGCGTTATGTCACTTTAACTTGAAAAGAAACTAACTTTATTATAATTGTAACTAGTATGCTGGCTGCGATGAACCAgccataatatatttattatttttaaaattttaaattatataaaatatcaaaatatcattatttataagtttgattaattgaatataaaaaattatattaatttaaatattaatatttgatttaaaatagtgtatagtgacaattaaaagttcatatttaaataatcaaaaacttgtttaaaaaaatccaaaactaattaaaaaatcaagaaacatacggataatataaaaagaaaaatataacaacaaatatatttatataaataaaataaataattcatacacataattaaataaatctatataattatttaaattctaattttttttatatataaccaattttttatttagaaattcatattaaaattagtacaaattttattctccttaattgcattaaaaactactagtataaattaaaactattttaatttaaaataattataattaaagaatcatgtaaacttttttgaaatgaaaaaaatgacttCTACTTATATTTTtaccaacaaaaaaaaagaaaaaaagtatgATGTTCGACATTAAGGATAAATGagagataataaaaattaattttgacactttaaataatcatatcttattcattttaaattcattttttttaaatttttatatcaaattaaatatttttttcgtaATATTTAGCATTATATATGATAGATTTTTAAATTCTATTTGACTTTATATTCCCATTGTAACAAAAATAGATGATATTCCTTAAATGTCAAATAAGAATCCTCATATCCAATTGCAAATGCAAatgcatgttttttttttttttaagtaaaattCATTAAACCACGCATAAGGAGTGCAACTCATCAATGATACACGAGGAAAGAAAACAAACTATCCTAGCATGTCTAGGCAGGTAGAAGGATTGCAATCCAATTGCCCAAACGATAACACGAAATACTAGGAGAAAGATTAGAAATCCAAAACCAAAATCTAACTTTTATAATCTTGACCAAATCCTCGCTGCTACCGGACAAGCTATTGAAAATAACTCCATTTCTATGGATCCACAAATTTCACGCAACGCAAACCCAAATGCATGTGGCTGATACAAGCGATTGAGAtggaagagagaagagaaaaataTCGTATGATCGAGTCAATTAGCTACATCAAAATTATACATATTTGTTGTTTTCATCCTCTGAATTCTACATACTTTAAAATGCTATTTTCTGTTTCAAAACAAACCATAAATATAACGACAACTACTGGTCGCTTCTAGAGGGAGAAAAACGACATGCCCAGATTCTTTAAATTGTTGAATATTTCAATGCAAATTGGAATTTTTTGTGACCTACCTCATTCCAACTACAATTTTCATTATCATAGATACACcacttttttttaacaaaacTACATGCTTCGCCAAGTAAATTGTGTTGATCATATCATGTCTACGTcttacctatatatatgtaataattaaaaatatatattatcgaATCGACCTCGAAAGCATCGTCCACCTGTCaatatttattagtatttttattaCAGTAcgacgaaatgaaatgaatattATCAAACACAAAGATGTTACGTTAGTGGTTGATAaaaaaatagagtttaaatttCTCACCTGTTTTCCCCTATAAAGATGAGCCTAATTTCTCACCGAGAATCAGCAATCGGTCTTCCTAAATTCTTTTCCTCTTTTTAAACAACCATTGTTGAGCAGTGTTGCAAAATTCTTGAACAAGGTTTGGTCGTCTTCCTTTGTTCAAAACCTCAACACACCAAGTAGCCAATCATAGTAACACAAAATCTATTCCCTCTCGTAACATGTTTTACATAGAAAATATGTTATATAATGTTTTTAGATTGATCGATTGGTCCTTACGGGATATAGAGCTGAGTGTCAGGATTCCACTCCGTCTTTTTGCCTCCACTAATGACGAGCTTCAAATCTTGTCTTTCAATTCCGTAAACTAAAGACTTCTACTATGCGATGCAGTATTAACTTGTCGAGTCTAGACTCCTAAttcgtatttattttaattgattagcTTAGTTAGGTCTTTCCattattttcctattttttaTTGCCTTGGAAAATCGTTACAAATTCTCTCTTATTAatacattttattgattttttttttggtgtttgACACATGTATACGTTCTTCTTCTCAACTTCATCTATCTATTTATCACCACACACatctaaaatcaataaaaatatggGCGTACAATATTGGAATATAGAAATAAAATCTTGTCTGCATAGTGTATAACTAAGTATTCATTTAGCGATCATTGCTCACTCTTTTCATAACATAAGCCAATATTTTCCAGCCCACATTTGGCCCTAATAATCGCCCATACCAAGACCGTGGTATCATTCTAATCACACCACATGCAATGcaactaatattttattaaaaaacaattcacttttttttccttttccttgtGATTTGTTACTATATATTTTACATTTTGTTAACTTAATCTGTTTGATTAAATCGCTGCAGGTTGTGCTTCCTTTCACTTCAAAAGGTAATCCTGAATGAGTTGTGTAGCTCTATGTTATTTCATTCTTATTCAAGCTATACACAAAATTAACATCTGCTTGTAGTTCAGAAATCCATGAtgattatatataatatgttgGTTGATATTATAAGTTGAACAAACTCAATACCTCCTAGCATTTGGTGTGATTGTGATGAAATGGCTAGTTTAAATGTAGTtttatttgtgtgtgtgtggcaGAAGCAGAAATAGAAATGGAGAGCAGCAGGAGCAACAACATTGTTGTGAAGGTGTTTGGGAGTTCAGTGAGCTACATGAGGAGATGGCTGTTCCGGGCGCTGTCAGTGGGGGCGATCCCAAGGCACGTGGCGTTCATCCTGGACGGGAACAGGAGGTACGCCAGGAAATGGAACTTGGGGGAGGGGATGGGCCACAGGGCCGGCTTCCTCTCCCTCATGACCCTCATGAAGTACTGCTACGAGCTGGGAGTCAAGTATGTCACCATCTACGCCTTCAGCATAGACAACTTCAAGAGGAAGCCCGAGGAGGTGCAGTACGTCATGGACTTGATGCTCGAGAAGATTGAAGGTCTGCTCAAGGAGGAGAGCATTGTCAACCAGTATGGAGTCCGAGTGGAGTTTGTTGGGAATCTCAAGCTTCTAAGTGACCCCGTTCGCCTTGCTGCTGAGAGGGCCATGGAACTCACTGCTAAGAACAGTAGAGCCATTCTGTTGATTGCTGTTGCCTACACTTCCACTGACGAGATAGCCCACGCTGCTCAACAATCCTGCCTTGACAAGATTCAGACGAGGAGtggtttttgttttggttttgCCAAAGCTGATGATGATGCCATTACCATAAGGCTTGGTGATGTGGAGAGCCATATGTACATGGGAGTTGCGCCTGATCCGGATATACTGGTCAGGACTTCAGGGGAGACGCGCCTCAGCAACTTTCTGCTCTGGCAGACCTCCAATTCCCTGCTCTACTCGCCTAGGGCGCTCTGGCCGGAGATGGGGCTGCGCCACCTTGTGTGGATTGTCTTGAATTTTCAGAGAGTTCAGCCTTACCTagagaggaggaggaagctgCTCTCCTGATATATACCAGTACTTATCTTTGAATGTTTGTtcatattttccagttcaataATAAGTTGTTGTTTGCATATAATCCCACCAAGTAGGATTTTACTTTGTTTGATTGAGATGTTGAATTGGTTACAAAATGAGACTTAAAAGATGAGTTGCTACACAAGTGAGAAGGCATGCTAGACTAAGACAACTAATAATGTAACCTACTAAATGACTGAGAATTAATTTTTGCTGCACATTAAGTGCAATTGCAGTAGATGACAATGAAATAACAATACATGTAGCAGCACCATTTCATTGCTGCTGCAGCAGATgaatgaaatgaaaatatatgtgTGTCTATAAATATTGTACTATTCattcaagaaaataaaacaCACGAAACTTGTGATTCCAACAGCTTTGGTCAACAGAATTTATGTTTTGCAGCCCACATTTGGCCGTAATAATCGCCCTCACCAAGACTGTGGTATCATGCTATGCAACTACTACAACTTgctataaaatatttatgtgtTGCAGTTTCGATATTCAAAAGGGTTTTTCTCCAATGTTAATGATTAAGTTGCTGCAGGTTTTTCCTTTTGTGCTTCCTTTCATTTCAAAAGCTAATCCTGAATTACTTGTGTTTATGCTTTAAATCATTTGTTTCTATGTAAGGTAGATGATGGAGCGACAGAGCAGCAGCCTAGTGGTGCGGTTGCTGGGGAGTTCGGCGAGCTACATGAGGAGGTTCCTGTTCCGCGTGCTGTCGGTGGGACCGGTGCCACACCACGTGGCGTTCATCCTAGACGGGAACCGGAGGTTTGCCCGGAAGTGGAAGATGGAAGACGTAATGGGGTACAGGGCGGGGTTCCTGTCCCTGATGACGCTGATCAAGTGCTGCTATGAGCTCGGGGTGAAGTACATCACCATCTACGTGTTCAGCATCGAGAACTTCAAGAGGAAGCCCGACGAGGTGCGGTCTGTGATGGACCTGATGCTGGAGAAGATCGAAGGGCTGCTCAAGGAAGAGAGCATTCTGGAGCAGTATGGAGTGAGGTTGGAGTTTGTGGGGAATCTGAAGCTCTTGAATGAGTCAGTCAGGATTTCAGCAGAGAAGGCCATGAAGGCGACGGCTTGTAATGACCGGGTCATTCTGGTGGTGGCCGTCGCCTATACTTCAACGGATGAGATGGTGCACGCTGCTGAGCAGTGCTGCCAAGACAAGAGTGTTGATGGAAAGCTTGTGGAGGTAGCAGATGTGGAGAGGCACATGTACATGGCAGGCGTGCCTGATCCGGACATTCTTGTGCGCACCTCAGGAGAGACGCGCCTCAGCAACTTCCTGCTCTGGCAGACTTCCAACTCGCTGCTGTATTCGCCTAAGGCGCTGTGGCCGGATGTTGGGCTGCACCACCTCATCTGGGCGGTCTTGAACTTCCAGAGAGTCCAACCTTACCTCCGCACTAGGAGGAACTACCTACCTTTGTCTACTCAGTAATAAGGATTTTCATTTgcattaataattatatcaacATCAAATGAAATAAGATTACAAAAGAGGAACTGGAACTGAGGCTTACAACTGggtgattatatatatagaaaataagAGAGTGGGTACATATGTATCAGCTAAATAAACTGTGTTTCACAATGAAAGAATACATAACAATAGTAGCAGTATGGCTACAGAGTTGCTGAATGTAGCTAAAATCCTCAGAGCCCATATTCAACGTCTAGGTTGGTGCAGACGAGGGCGATTACAGAAGATGCGGCCGTTGGCCTTTACAAATGCTGCTATAGCCAAACTCATGCTTGCCCACATGaaggaaaataataaattccACATATCGTGTCGAACTACAAAACAACAAGATACTCATCAGTACCACTCAATCATGCACAAGTCAATAAGTTTTGAAACCTCTTTCACTCATTCGATAATCATGTATGCAGAAAGTCCCAAGAACAAGCATGGCCACACAAGTTTGTAAGTTCATTACAAACAAGGGCAAAGAGAACAAGTGGAAGAATTTTAATACAACTAGAAGCAAAAGCCATTGACAAGAAGTGCATCCTTACCTCGTCTAAGTGACAACAGCGCGAAGAAGAAGCCAATCAGCATCACTCCGAAAGCCAAAGGAAAGGACTGCAAAAGtgcaaaaaaaatacaatataagTCCCCTATTCAGATAGTTAGCATAATAATGTGAGCACACTGATACTTGGACCATTATTAGAATTACACCTAACATGTATGACTTTTAAAATACACAGCTACATACTTAAAAGGGGAGAAAGCTGGTAGTTATGGATTACTTACTGCCACTGCCTCAATACCGCCTTTCTGTGCTGTAGGAGTCATGCTTCGAGAAACAGAAACAATATAATGCCCTTGTACTAAATCAATAGCATCCTTCAAAACAGAATCAAATGTAAAGTTAAGTAGCAAAATGATTAAACTAAATAAGCCATAATCTTGAACATAATAATAGTTTACGTCTATCACATAGAGAAACTGAGAGAAAATGTGAACCCAATTTGTTACCAAAATAAACACAAGAATAAATCTTACATAATATgctatcaaatatttttaagtACTAAAAATTCCCTGAATGAAGATTGCAATTTGAAAACATGTGTGTGCTTCTACACATTGAAGCAAGAAAAAAGTTGAGATCCATCAGAGCTAAGA includes these proteins:
- the LOC131023798 gene encoding dehydrodolichyl diphosphate synthase 6-like, with translation MESSRSNNIVVKVFGSSVSYMRRWLFRALSVGAIPRHVAFILDGNRRYARKWNLGEGMGHRAGFLSLMTLMKYCYELGVKYVTIYAFSIDNFKRKPEEVQYVMDLMLEKIEGLLKEESIVNQYGVRVEFVGNLKLLSDPVRLAAERAMELTAKNSRAILLIAVAYTSTDEIAHAAQQSCLDKIQTRSGFCFGFAKADDDAITIRLGDVESHMYMGVAPDPDILVRTSGETRLSNFLLWQTSNSLLYSPRALWPEMGLRHLVWIVLNFQRVQPYLERRRKLLS
- the LOC131023800 gene encoding dehydrodolichyl diphosphate synthase 6-like isoform X1, with protein sequence MCCSFDIQKGFSPMLMIKLLQMMERQSSSLVVRLLGSSASYMRRFLFRVLSVGPVPHHVAFILDGNRRFARKWKMEDVMGYRAGFLSLMTLIKCCYELGVKYITIYVFSIENFKRKPDEVRSVMDLMLEKIEGLLKEESILEQYGVRLEFVGNLKLLNESVRISAEKAMKATACNDRVILVVAVAYTSTDEMVHAAEQCCQDKSVDGKLVEVADVERHMYMAGVPDPDILVRTSGETRLSNFLLWQTSNSLLYSPKALWPDVGLHHLIWAVLNFQRVQPYLRTRRNYLPLSTQ
- the LOC131023800 gene encoding dehydrodolichyl diphosphate synthase 6-like isoform X2 — protein: MMERQSSSLVVRLLGSSASYMRRFLFRVLSVGPVPHHVAFILDGNRRFARKWKMEDVMGYRAGFLSLMTLIKCCYELGVKYITIYVFSIENFKRKPDEVRSVMDLMLEKIEGLLKEESILEQYGVRLEFVGNLKLLNESVRISAEKAMKATACNDRVILVVAVAYTSTDEMVHAAEQCCQDKSVDGKLVEVADVERHMYMAGVPDPDILVRTSGETRLSNFLLWQTSNSLLYSPKALWPDVGLHHLIWAVLNFQRVQPYLRTRRNYLPLSTQ